One genomic segment of Sphingorhabdus sp. M41 includes these proteins:
- a CDS encoding bifunctional riboflavin kinase/FAD synthetase yields the protein MQRLNGKERIEGELRGAIIALGNFDGFHFGHQAVAGKALSWARDEGRPTIIATFDPHPVRFFKPDVTPFRLTSLDQRQRLFTDAGASAMLVFEFDAGLAATTAEDFIAKLLVDRFGAAGVVTGADFTFGKGAKGNIDVLRDIGAAHGLKSEAVNAVSDSDDVISSSRIRAALKEGHCEEAGRLLTRPFAIQGEVIHGDKNGREFGYPTANIDIGEYLRPKYGIYAVKGRLPDGRVLNGAASLGVRPMFDPPKELLEPHFFDFNEDLYGQTIEVELHHFLRGEEKFDDLDALKVQMEKDCERAKELLA from the coding sequence ATGCAACGACTAAACGGAAAAGAACGGATCGAAGGCGAGCTGCGCGGCGCGATCATCGCGCTGGGTAATTTTGACGGATTCCATTTCGGCCACCAGGCGGTCGCCGGCAAGGCGCTGAGCTGGGCGCGAGACGAAGGCCGCCCGACGATCATCGCGACTTTTGATCCGCATCCGGTGCGTTTTTTCAAGCCCGATGTCACCCCTTTCCGGCTGACGTCGCTCGACCAGCGCCAGCGCCTCTTTACCGATGCCGGCGCCAGCGCGATGCTGGTTTTCGAATTTGACGCCGGGCTGGCGGCGACCACGGCAGAAGATTTTATCGCCAAGCTGCTGGTCGACCGCTTTGGCGCGGCCGGTGTGGTCACCGGCGCGGATTTCACCTTCGGCAAGGGCGCAAAAGGCAATATTGATGTGTTGCGCGACATCGGCGCGGCGCACGGACTGAAGAGCGAAGCAGTCAACGCCGTTAGCGACAGCGATGATGTGATTTCATCCAGCCGCATCCGCGCAGCGCTGAAGGAAGGGCATTGCGAGGAAGCGGGTCGTCTGCTGACCCGGCCATTCGCGATCCAAGGCGAAGTCATCCACGGCGACAAGAACGGGCGGGAATTCGGCTATCCCACCGCCAATATCGATATCGGCGAATATCTGCGGCCCAAATATGGCATCTATGCCGTCAAAGGCCGCCTGCCCGACGGCCGGGTGCTGAACGGCGCCGCCAGTCTTGGCGTGCGGCCGATGTTCGACCCGCCCAAGGAATTGCTCGAGCCCCATTTCTTTGATTTCAACGAAGACCTCTATGGCCAGACCATCGAAGTCGAACTGCACCATTTCCTGCGCGGCGAGGAGAAATTCGATGATCTCGACGCGCTGAAGG